The Dunckerocampus dactyliophorus isolate RoL2022-P2 chromosome 13, RoL_Ddac_1.1, whole genome shotgun sequence genome window below encodes:
- the stac gene encoding SH3 and cysteine-rich domain-containing protein isoform X2, with translation MIPPANTQAQDESGGKEEERDQNETPKSPTSTTNQETKLQKLKRSLSFKTKSIRSKSADNFFRSSGENKTELLSDVSSSTGHLYNIGMAPPHTTSLPIPPVPPAIPCAPPPTSRSQTRNPLQVDSAGHCFMEHIFKKPTFCDVCNHMIVGTTAKHVVFLAGNTAKHGLRCKACKMSLHHKCENGVGQQRCMGKLPKGFRRYYSSPLLIQEQYGCIKEVMPIACGNKVDPVYEALRFGTSLAQKAKRASGSDSPQRNSTSDLDNVPEEAVAHSSRQELSRKHSDDVFTVMENGAEHYHQPERTSHNSELEESQLHKNALKLNTYVALYSFTPQESHDLEMRAGDRILLADDSNDDWWKGLIEDRIGFFPASFAHQLRAGDQVFRCNRTFIGCREQGQITLKEGQICVSSVGDNNGFIMVESGKKRGFVPCDVLDII, from the exons ATGATCCCACCAGCCAACACTCAGGCTCAGGATGAAAGTGGGGGGAAAGAGGAAGAGCGGGACCAGAATGAGACTCCCAAATCTCCAACCAGCACCACCAACCAGGAGACCAAG CTACAGAAGCTCAAGCGCTCTTTGTCCTTCAAGACCAAGAGCATCCGCAGCAAGAGCGCCGACAACTTCTTCCGGAGCAGTGGCGAAAACAAGACCGAGCTGCTCTCCGACGTGAGCAGCAGCACGGGCCACCTCTACAACATCGGGATGGCGCCGCCGCACACCACCAGTCTGCCCATCCCGCCTGTGCCTCCCGCCATCCCCTGCGCTCCTCCTCCCACGTCACGCTCACAGACGCGCAACCCTCTGCAGGTGGACTCGGCCGGGCACTGCTTCATGGAGCACATCTTCAAGAAGCCCACCTTCTGTGACGTCTGCAATCACATGATCGTAG GTACCACAGCCAAGCACGTGGTGTTCCTGGCGGGCAACACGGCGAAGCACGGCCTGCGCTGCAAAGCCTGCAAGATGAGCCTCCACCACAAATGTGAGAACGGCGTGGGACAGCAGCGCTGCATGGGCAAACTG CCAAAAGGATTTAGGCGCTACTACAGCTCCCCATTACTGATCCAGGAACAGTACGGCTGCATCAAAGAAGTCATGCCCATTG CTTGTGGCAATAAGGTGGACCCCGTCTATGAAGCCCTGAGGTTCGGGACGTCGTTGGCTCAGAAGGCCAAGAGGGCCAGTGGCTCGGACTCTCCCCAAAGAAATTCA ACCAGTGACTTGGATAATGTTCCAGAGGAAGCGGTGGCTCACAGCAGCAGACAGGAGCTGTCAAGAAAGCACAGTGATGATG TTTTCACGGTTATGGAGAACGGGGCAGAGCATTACCACCAACCTGAGAGAACGTCCCACAActctgag CTGGAGGAGAGCCAGCTTCACAAAAATGCACTCAAGCTCAACACCTACGTGGCCTTGTACAGCTTCACTCCTCAAGAGAGCCATGACCTGGAGATGAG GGCGGGAGACAGAATATTGCTTGCTGATGACTCCAATGATGATTGGTGGAAG GGGCTAATTGAGGACAGGATTGGCTTCTTCCCGGCATCCTTCGCGCATCAGCTCAGGGCGGGAGACCAGGTTTTTCGATGTAACAGGACGTTTATCGGCTGCAGGGAACAAGGCCAGATCACGCTGAAGGAAGGACAG ATTTGTGTGAGCAGCGTGGGTGACAACAACGGCTTCATCATGGTGGAGAGCGGAAAGAAGCGAGGCTTTGTGCCCTGCGATGTTCTTGACATCAtctaa
- the stac gene encoding SH3 and cysteine-rich domain-containing protein isoform X1 has translation MIPPANTQAQDESGGKEEERDQNETPKSPTSTTNQETKTVRPEHPKRKLQKLKRSLSFKTKSIRSKSADNFFRSSGENKTELLSDVSSSTGHLYNIGMAPPHTTSLPIPPVPPAIPCAPPPTSRSQTRNPLQVDSAGHCFMEHIFKKPTFCDVCNHMIVGTTAKHVVFLAGNTAKHGLRCKACKMSLHHKCENGVGQQRCMGKLPKGFRRYYSSPLLIQEQYGCIKEVMPIACGNKVDPVYEALRFGTSLAQKAKRASGSDSPQRNSTSDLDNVPEEAVAHSSRQELSRKHSDDVFTVMENGAEHYHQPERTSHNSELEESQLHKNALKLNTYVALYSFTPQESHDLEMRAGDRILLADDSNDDWWKGLIEDRIGFFPASFAHQLRAGDQVFRCNRTFIGCREQGQITLKEGQICVSSVGDNNGFIMVESGKKRGFVPCDVLDII, from the exons ATGATCCCACCAGCCAACACTCAGGCTCAGGATGAAAGTGGGGGGAAAGAGGAAGAGCGGGACCAGAATGAGACTCCCAAATCTCCAACCAGCACCACCAACCAGGAGACCAAG ACTGTGAGGCCCGAACACCCCAAACGGAAG CTACAGAAGCTCAAGCGCTCTTTGTCCTTCAAGACCAAGAGCATCCGCAGCAAGAGCGCCGACAACTTCTTCCGGAGCAGTGGCGAAAACAAGACCGAGCTGCTCTCCGACGTGAGCAGCAGCACGGGCCACCTCTACAACATCGGGATGGCGCCGCCGCACACCACCAGTCTGCCCATCCCGCCTGTGCCTCCCGCCATCCCCTGCGCTCCTCCTCCCACGTCACGCTCACAGACGCGCAACCCTCTGCAGGTGGACTCGGCCGGGCACTGCTTCATGGAGCACATCTTCAAGAAGCCCACCTTCTGTGACGTCTGCAATCACATGATCGTAG GTACCACAGCCAAGCACGTGGTGTTCCTGGCGGGCAACACGGCGAAGCACGGCCTGCGCTGCAAAGCCTGCAAGATGAGCCTCCACCACAAATGTGAGAACGGCGTGGGACAGCAGCGCTGCATGGGCAAACTG CCAAAAGGATTTAGGCGCTACTACAGCTCCCCATTACTGATCCAGGAACAGTACGGCTGCATCAAAGAAGTCATGCCCATTG CTTGTGGCAATAAGGTGGACCCCGTCTATGAAGCCCTGAGGTTCGGGACGTCGTTGGCTCAGAAGGCCAAGAGGGCCAGTGGCTCGGACTCTCCCCAAAGAAATTCA ACCAGTGACTTGGATAATGTTCCAGAGGAAGCGGTGGCTCACAGCAGCAGACAGGAGCTGTCAAGAAAGCACAGTGATGATG TTTTCACGGTTATGGAGAACGGGGCAGAGCATTACCACCAACCTGAGAGAACGTCCCACAActctgag CTGGAGGAGAGCCAGCTTCACAAAAATGCACTCAAGCTCAACACCTACGTGGCCTTGTACAGCTTCACTCCTCAAGAGAGCCATGACCTGGAGATGAG GGCGGGAGACAGAATATTGCTTGCTGATGACTCCAATGATGATTGGTGGAAG GGGCTAATTGAGGACAGGATTGGCTTCTTCCCGGCATCCTTCGCGCATCAGCTCAGGGCGGGAGACCAGGTTTTTCGATGTAACAGGACGTTTATCGGCTGCAGGGAACAAGGCCAGATCACGCTGAAGGAAGGACAG ATTTGTGTGAGCAGCGTGGGTGACAACAACGGCTTCATCATGGTGGAGAGCGGAAAGAAGCGAGGCTTTGTGCCCTGCGATGTTCTTGACATCAtctaa